Proteins encoded by one window of Actinomycetota bacterium:
- a CDS encoding GAF domain-containing protein codes for MATLDATGRPPEDTPPPGQELGPADLRALVETAQALAGEVRLDRLLDLVLERAGALTGSPDASVLLYSPEKGGLSFVAVAGANASALLERWGPDSDQCVPLVGSMAGEVFTSGRPLVVGAVEGVDGHFKGVDSDTGQSTASMVCAPLAVGGQRLGVVQLLNKAGGGYDGRDLALLEHFTAHAAVALRNVQLYDDLLAHMGLYGSRRAGLGPAELLEELRRPPLNEELSVLFADMRGFTRLSQVVDRPEQTFDRLNEFLSLLARSVLAHGGLVNKFLGDGLMALFRGEGHSERAVRSAMAIVEGFDGLRGRWDETSNTLLDFVDVGVGVTTDTVLLGTLGTDRVRDFTAVGTAVALAACLMEHARDGQRLLVDRRTFRLARAVIEDFEGPETIELRSPGQEVGWLFERYSLGPPAPTRRAAPGPSGAPTADVFVSYSHRDRPWLELLRTHLKPYMTAGGMTVWDDTAIAAGARWREEIEGALNAARVAVLLVSPNFLDSDFIADNELPPLLDAARTRGRTVLWVPVSASSYDETPIAAYQATWDPGRPLDGLTRAEQNEALVRISKKVKQAVTESRARRP; via the coding sequence ATGGCCACGCTCGACGCCACTGGTCGCCCCCCCGAAGACACCCCTCCTCCCGGTCAGGAACTGGGCCCGGCCGACCTGCGGGCCCTCGTTGAAACGGCGCAGGCCCTGGCCGGGGAGGTCAGGCTGGACCGGCTCCTCGATCTGGTCCTCGAGAGGGCGGGCGCACTGACGGGCTCGCCCGATGCCAGCGTGCTGCTCTACAGCCCGGAGAAGGGGGGCCTGTCGTTCGTCGCCGTGGCCGGGGCCAACGCCTCGGCCCTCCTCGAACGGTGGGGCCCTGACAGCGACCAGTGCGTCCCGCTCGTCGGGAGCATGGCCGGCGAAGTGTTCACGTCGGGCCGGCCACTCGTGGTGGGGGCGGTCGAGGGGGTGGACGGTCACTTCAAGGGTGTCGACTCCGACACGGGCCAGAGCACGGCATCGATGGTCTGCGCTCCGCTGGCGGTCGGGGGCCAGCGCCTGGGCGTAGTGCAGTTGCTCAACAAGGCCGGGGGCGGTTACGACGGGCGGGACCTCGCGTTGCTGGAGCACTTCACGGCCCACGCCGCGGTGGCCCTGCGCAACGTGCAGCTCTACGACGACCTGCTGGCCCACATGGGCCTCTACGGGTCCAGGAGGGCCGGGCTCGGCCCCGCCGAGCTGCTGGAGGAACTGCGGCGCCCGCCCCTGAACGAGGAGCTGTCGGTGCTGTTCGCCGACATGCGGGGCTTCACCCGCCTCTCCCAGGTGGTCGACCGGCCCGAACAGACCTTCGACCGCCTCAACGAGTTCCTGAGCCTCCTGGCCCGGTCGGTCCTCGCCCACGGCGGGCTCGTCAACAAGTTCCTGGGCGACGGGCTCATGGCCCTGTTCCGGGGTGAGGGCCACAGCGAACGAGCAGTCAGGTCGGCCATGGCCATCGTGGAAGGATTCGACGGGCTGCGCGGGCGCTGGGACGAGACGAGCAACACCCTGCTCGACTTCGTCGATGTCGGAGTGGGCGTAACCACCGACACCGTGCTGCTGGGCACGCTGGGGACCGACCGCGTCCGGGACTTCACCGCCGTCGGGACAGCAGTCGCCCTCGCCGCCTGTCTGATGGAGCACGCCCGCGACGGGCAACGGCTGCTGGTGGACCGGCGCACCTTTCGCCTGGCCCGGGCCGTGATCGAAGATTTCGAGGGTCCCGAGACGATCGAGCTGCGCAGCCCGGGCCAGGAGGTCGGATGGCTGTTCGAGCGTTACTCCCTCGGGCCGCCGGCCCCTACCCGGCGGGCCGCGCCCGGTCCGAGCGGGGCGCCCACTGCCGACGTCTTCGTGAGCTACAGCCACCGCGACCGGCCGTGGCTCGAACTGTTGAGGACTCACCTCAAGCCCTACATGACGGCGGGCGGCATGACCGTGTGGGATGACACCGCCATCGCCGCCGGGGCCCGCTGGCGAGAGGAGATCGAAGGGGCGTTGAACGCGGCTCGAGTGGCAGTCCTGCTCGTGAGCCCGAACTTCCTGGACTCGGACTTCATCGCCGACAACGAGCTCCCGCCGCTGCTGGACGCGGCCCGTACCCGCGGGCGGACGGTCCTGTGGGTCCCCGTCAGTGCCAGCTCCTACGACGAGACGCCGATCGCCGCCTACCAGGCCACGTGGGACCCGGGGCGACCACTCGACGGGCTGACCCGGGCCGAACAGAACGAGGCCCTCGTGCGCATCTCGAAGAAGGTGAAGCAGGCCGTCACGGAGAGCCGGGCGCGCCGGCCTTGA
- a CDS encoding serine hydrolase, which translates to MRTQEADAAPSTEPAVGRLQTASPGPGKGRSGYRRAQPEAGGRAGREGFLDALRAIAILRVVAWHAFGAAAITYFVAAMPAMFFVTGSLLAKSLGRRGAGAVLFDRFRRLLVPLWLFAAVAWLLMAMAALWMGTDLPWRRALWWLLPFTDPQGTEWEGGWLSSHLWYLRTLVWLLLASPLLLRLVRALPAATMVAATAAVFGFDLVARSSRWPLAHDLTWALGDLALYGLFMMAGFLHRDGAFSRARARGWVALAVVAGLAAIAWRLTQPVPLGVVNNSHPLHLFVGAGWLALAMAAQRPLARLAESRLTGPAVRAIGRRALTIYLWHTAAIIVAVNVLEARSVDGPLAYPAGVVLLTALGTMVAVALFGWVEDAAAGRRSRAASPAAPGRAQRSSGLGPQVAVVALVLSAAGLVTVAGGTGEPGLAGEQRSARRPPIPSKPPPAPVFGPGGAPVAPKFESRFVAELDGLLRRWARETGGGASLLGVAIGPEVRWTGATGTRPTEGRLARPTDTIDLSSLTKLFTATLVHRLADAGLIDIAAPVPPLSALADFPHWEGITVEHLLNHSSGLVNYRDTAIYEADPDSVNNAVTAVEAALAEQRYAPPGAQHEYSSTNYLVLGLLLEDITGVPVSELFREGFFTPLQMTRTIHLAPGPGEPRGATSGIDTTLKDLLAAGVAILRDHAGMSEASYRYMIGVDPDSGYGPGTFGFCPCRVDPDGTPRFFGVGYFGGTATLVYSPDLDMTFALEMVDRPPSADSYDPVTRLFEMVIELARRT; encoded by the coding sequence TTGCGGACCCAGGAGGCAGACGCGGCGCCTTCAACCGAACCCGCGGTAGGGCGGCTCCAGACCGCCTCCCCAGGCCCTGGAAAGGGGCGTTCGGGGTACCGGCGCGCCCAGCCAGAGGCCGGGGGGAGAGCCGGGCGCGAAGGGTTCCTCGACGCCCTGAGGGCCATCGCCATCCTCCGGGTGGTGGCCTGGCACGCCTTCGGGGCGGCGGCCATCACCTACTTCGTGGCGGCCATGCCTGCCATGTTCTTCGTGACCGGGAGCCTCCTGGCCAAGTCTTTGGGCCGACGGGGGGCGGGCGCCGTACTGTTCGACCGGTTCCGGCGCCTCCTCGTGCCGCTGTGGCTGTTCGCGGCGGTGGCGTGGTTGCTGATGGCCATGGCCGCCCTGTGGATGGGGACCGACCTTCCCTGGCGCCGGGCGCTGTGGTGGCTACTGCCCTTCACCGACCCGCAGGGGACCGAGTGGGAGGGCGGCTGGCTCTCGTCCCACCTCTGGTACCTGCGGACGCTGGTCTGGCTCCTGCTGGCTTCTCCGCTCCTGCTGCGCCTGGTGCGGGCGCTGCCCGCGGCCACCATGGTGGCGGCCACGGCGGCAGTGTTCGGCTTCGACCTGGTCGCCCGGTCGAGCCGCTGGCCTCTGGCCCATGATCTGACCTGGGCCCTGGGCGACCTGGCGCTCTACGGCTTGTTCATGATGGCCGGCTTCCTGCACCGCGACGGAGCGTTCAGCCGGGCCCGGGCCCGGGGGTGGGTAGCGCTGGCTGTCGTGGCCGGTCTGGCGGCCATCGCTTGGCGGCTGACCCAGCCCGTCCCCCTGGGTGTGGTCAACAACTCCCATCCCCTGCACCTGTTCGTGGGCGCGGGTTGGCTGGCCCTGGCCATGGCCGCCCAGCGCCCGCTGGCCCGGCTGGCCGAGAGCCGGCTGACAGGCCCGGCCGTGCGGGCCATCGGCCGCCGGGCGCTCACCATCTACCTGTGGCACACGGCCGCCATCATCGTGGCCGTCAACGTCCTCGAGGCCCGGAGCGTCGACGGGCCCTTGGCTTACCCCGCCGGTGTCGTGCTGCTCACCGCCCTAGGCACGATGGTCGCGGTGGCGCTGTTCGGGTGGGTCGAGGACGCGGCCGCCGGCCGCCGGTCCCGGGCAGCTTCGCCCGCCGCCCCGGGCCGCGCCCAGCGTTCTTCGGGCCTCGGCCCGCAGGTGGCGGTGGTGGCGCTGGTGTTGTCGGCTGCTGGTCTCGTCACCGTGGCCGGGGGGACAGGCGAGCCCGGTCTGGCTGGTGAGCAACGCTCGGCCCGCCGGCCCCCCATCCCCTCGAAGCCCCCACCCGCCCCGGTCTTCGGTCCCGGGGGCGCGCCGGTGGCCCCCAAGTTCGAGTCCCGTTTCGTGGCCGAGCTCGACGGGTTGCTCCGCCGGTGGGCCCGCGAGACGGGCGGCGGGGCCTCTTTGCTGGGAGTGGCCATCGGCCCCGAGGTGCGCTGGACAGGCGCCACCGGTACCCGTCCAACCGAGGGGCGTCTGGCCCGGCCGACCGACACGATCGACCTGTCGTCGCTCACCAAGCTGTTCACCGCCACCCTGGTCCACCGGCTGGCCGACGCGGGCCTGATCGATATCGCCGCTCCGGTCCCGCCCCTCAGCGCGCTGGCTGACTTCCCGCACTGGGAGGGCATCACCGTCGAGCACCTCCTCAACCACAGCAGCGGGTTGGTCAACTATCGCGATACGGCCATCTACGAGGCTGACCCTGACTCGGTGAACAACGCCGTGACGGCCGTGGAGGCGGCCTTGGCCGAGCAGCGCTACGCCCCTCCCGGTGCCCAGCACGAGTACTCCAGCACCAACTACCTGGTGCTCGGGCTGCTGCTGGAGGACATCACTGGGGTGCCGGTGAGCGAGCTGTTCCGGGAGGGGTTCTTCACCCCCCTGCAGATGACCAGGACGATCCATCTGGCCCCTGGCCCCGGCGAGCCCCGGGGCGCGACTTCGGGGATCGACACCACCCTGAAGGACCTGCTGGCGGCCGGGGTGGCCATCTTGCGGGACCACGCGGGCATGAGCGAGGCGTCCTACCGGTACATGATCGGGGTCGACCCCGACAGCGGGTACGGCCCGGGGACCTTCGGGTTCTGCCCCTGCCGGGTCGACCCCGACGGGACTCCCCGCTTCTTCGGCGTCGGGTACTTCGGGGGGACCGCCACCTTGGTCTACTCGCCAGACCTCGACATGACGTTCGCCCTGGAGATGGTCGACCGGCCCCCGTCAGCCGATAGCTACGACCCCGTCACCCGCCTCTTCGAGATGGTCATCGAGCTGGCCCGGCGGACCTAG
- a CDS encoding carbon-nitrogen hydrolase family protein: MTGVTGEVVVAAVQATPAFLDREATVARLVETIGEAADAGARLVAFPEAIVPGYPDWVWRLPPWSDGPWYERLWDQAVDIPGPVTATVGKAARRVGVWVTVGVNERTRSGTLYNSLVYIAPDGEVAAVHRKLLPTGGERSVWGRGDASTLVVVDMGFARVGGLTCWENLMPLARAALYDQGIEILLAPTWDNSESWPCTLRHIAREGRVFVVGTNTCLHGRDVPRSLPGAEEVYPGHDEDWLSRGNTMVVGPDGTVLAGPLIGRPGTLTARLDMADLVAARRQFDPVGHYGRPDVFQLTVHQPPGRRGD, translated from the coding sequence GTGACGGGCGTCACGGGCGAGGTGGTCGTCGCGGCCGTGCAGGCGACCCCCGCCTTCTTGGACCGCGAGGCCACCGTCGCGAGGCTGGTGGAGACCATCGGGGAGGCGGCTGACGCGGGCGCCCGGCTCGTCGCCTTCCCCGAGGCCATCGTCCCCGGCTACCCCGACTGGGTCTGGCGGCTGCCGCCGTGGTCGGACGGGCCGTGGTACGAACGGCTCTGGGACCAGGCCGTGGACATACCCGGACCGGTCACCGCCACCGTGGGTAAAGCGGCCCGGAGGGTGGGGGTGTGGGTGACGGTGGGCGTCAACGAACGCACCCGGTCGGGGACCCTCTACAACTCTCTGGTCTACATCGCGCCCGACGGCGAGGTGGCAGCCGTCCACCGAAAGCTGCTGCCCACGGGCGGCGAACGGTCGGTCTGGGGCCGGGGGGACGCTTCCACCCTGGTGGTGGTCGACATGGGGTTCGCCCGGGTCGGCGGCCTGACCTGCTGGGAGAACCTCATGCCCTTGGCCCGGGCCGCCCTGTACGACCAGGGCATCGAGATCCTGCTGGCGCCCACGTGGGACAACAGCGAGTCGTGGCCCTGCACCCTCCGCCACATCGCCCGAGAGGGCCGGGTGTTCGTGGTCGGGACCAACACCTGCCTGCATGGGCGCGACGTGCCCCGCTCGTTGCCGGGAGCGGAGGAGGTCTACCCCGGCCACGACGAGGACTGGCTGTCGCGGGGCAACACCATGGTCGTCGGCCCGGACGGCACCGTGCTGGCCGGCCCCCTGATCGGGCGTCCCGGGACCCTCACGGCCCGGCTCGACATGGCCGACCTGGTGGCCGCTCGCCGCCAGTTCGACCCCGTGGGCCACTACGGCCGGCCCGACGTGTTCCAACTGACCGTGCACCAACCCCCGGGCCGACGAGGGGACTAG
- a CDS encoding class I SAM-dependent methyltransferase: protein MSFDPVLYKTATRRQWEDAAEAWHRWGPTLEAWLGPATDLMLDGAGVRAGSQVLDVAAGAGGQSLVAARRVGPGGRVLATDISPTILAYAKAAAAEAGVSNVEVLEADGEDLGALAPGTFDAAISRVGLIYFPDQRAALAGIRRALRAGGRFSAIVYSTPDRNGFFSVPVAVIRQRAGLGAPAPGQPGPFSLGAPGVLGSLLEEAGFTEVDVQAVDAPVRMASAAECARFERESFGALHQMLAGLDEPARAQAWAEVEVRLAEFETDGGFVGPCQLLVASATK from the coding sequence GTGAGCTTCGACCCTGTCCTGTACAAGACCGCCACCCGCCGGCAGTGGGAGGACGCGGCCGAGGCCTGGCACCGCTGGGGGCCCACGCTGGAGGCATGGCTGGGCCCGGCGACCGACCTGATGCTCGACGGAGCGGGGGTGAGGGCCGGGTCGCAGGTGCTCGACGTCGCCGCCGGCGCAGGCGGGCAGTCCCTGGTCGCGGCCCGCCGGGTGGGGCCGGGCGGGCGGGTCCTGGCCACCGACATCTCCCCGACGATCCTCGCCTACGCGAAGGCGGCCGCGGCCGAGGCCGGAGTAAGCAACGTCGAGGTCCTCGAGGCCGACGGCGAGGACCTCGGCGCCCTGGCCCCCGGAACGTTCGACGCAGCCATCTCGCGCGTCGGGCTGATCTACTTCCCCGACCAGCGGGCCGCCTTGGCGGGGATCCGGCGGGCGCTGCGGGCGGGAGGGCGATTCTCGGCCATCGTCTACTCCACCCCCGACAGGAACGGCTTCTTCTCGGTACCCGTGGCTGTGATCCGCCAGAGGGCGGGGCTGGGGGCCCCCGCCCCGGGCCAGCCCGGCCCGTTCAGCCTGGGGGCGCCCGGTGTGCTCGGTTCCCTGCTGGAGGAGGCCGGCTTCACCGAGGTGGACGTGCAAGCCGTCGATGCACCCGTGCGTATGGCCTCGGCGGCCGAGTGCGCACGCTTCGAACGGGAGTCGTTCGGGGCCCTCCACCAGATGCTGGCGGGACTGGACGAACCTGCGAGGGCACAGGCGTGGGCGGAGGTCGAGGTTCGGCTGGCCGAGTTCGAGACCGACGGCGGGTTCGTCGGCCCCTGCCAGCTGCTCGTGGCCTCGGCGACGAAGTGA